In the genome of Sphingopyxis sp. YF1, the window GCGACTTTGCGCGGCTGCGCCACTGCTTCGCGACCTGCCGCCCCCGACTGGTCTACGCCGACGACTGGCGCACCTTCCTGCCCGCAATGCGCGCGCTGCGCGAGGAAACCGAACTGATCCTCGTCACCGACGAAGCCGCCCCCGGCGGCGAGACGATCGCGCTTGCCGACCTGCTCGCGACGCCCGCAACCGACGCGGTCGACACCTCGATCGCGGCGATCACTCCCGATACCCACGCCAAGACCATCTTCACCTCGGGCTCGACCGGCAAGCCCAAGGGGGTCATCCAGACTCAGCGCATCCTGACCGGCGTCGTGGCACAGCATCAGGCAATGTACGAGGAATCGGACCATTCGGCGCATGCCCGCGCCTTTCTGTCGTGGGTGCCGTGGAGCCATGTCGGGGGCAACAATATCCTGCCCGCCGATGTGCTCAACGAAGCCGCCTGCCTTTACATCGACGACGGCCGGCCGCTGCCGGGCCAGTTCTCCGAAACGATCCGCAACCTTCGGGAAATCCACCTCACCGAATATAATTCGACGCCGATCTTCTTTTCGGAACTGGTCATGGCGATGGAAACCGACCCCGCGCTGCGCGACCATTTTTTCCGCGACCTGCGTTTTCTGAGCTACGGCGCAGCGGGCCTGTCCGACGACGTGTTCCGGCGCCTGCAAGCGCTGGCGGTCGCCGCGACCGGACGCCGGATCCCGGTGATCACCAAATATGGCACGACCGAAACGCAGGGCACGACGATCGTCGGCCGCCCGCTCGAAAGCACCGGCGCGATCGGCCTGCCCTTCGCCGGCAATGTCGTGAAGCTGGCGCCGGTCGGCGACCGGCTCGAAATCCGGGTCAAGGGACTGACCGTCACCCCCGGCTATCTCGGCGACCTAGGAGCGACCGCGGCGGCGTTCGACGAGGAAGGCTTCTATCGCACCGGCGACGCCGCACGCTTCGTCGATCCGGCACAGCCCGAACTCGGCCTCGCCTTCGACGGGCGGGTGACCGAGAATTTCAAGCTGGAATCAGGCACCTGGGTCCATGTCGGCGCGCTGCGCATGGCACTGCTCGATACGCTCGGCCTGCTCCACGACGTCGTGATCGTCGGCGAGGGCCGCGGCGAGGTGCGCGCGCTCGGCTGGCTGCGCACCGCCGACGCGCAGCGGCTCGCCGGCGCCGACCTCGACGCGGCGGCGCTTGCGGCGCATCCGGCCGTGACCGCGCACCTCGCTACGCGGCTGGCGGCGCACAATGAAGCGGCGGGCGGCCAATCGCGGCAGGTCGCTGCGGTGCGGGTGCTGGTGGAGCCGGCCAGCGGTGACGAGATTGCAGACAAAGGCTATATCAACCAGCGCGAGGTGCAGCGGCGCCGCGCCGACGAGGTCGCGGCGCTGTACCGCGGCGAGGCGGTTTTCCCGGCCTGACGGTCAGTCCCAGCGCAGGTAGAGTTCGTCGAAGCCCGGCACCGACCCGCAATGCTCGACATTGCGGCGGTCGGGGTCGAGACGGAATTCGGGGATTCGCGCGATAAATTCCTCGAGAAACACGTCGATCTCGGCGCGTGCGAGATGCGCGCCGACGCATTTGTGCGGGCCGTTGCCGAACGTGTTGTGCGACGGCGCGTTGCGGTCGAAATCGACCTCCATCGGCCGGTCGTACATCCGCTCGTCGATCCCCGACAGATTGTTGGGGACCATGATCATCTCGTCCTTCCTGAACAACACGCCCTTATATTCGAAGTCGCGGGTGAGGATGCGCCCGGTGTTCGAGAGGCCGAAGCGGCGGATGAACTCCTCGCGCGCGGCGGGGATGATGTCCGGTTCCTCGCGCAGCCGGCGCTGCTGTTCGGGATGCTGCGCAAGGTAATGGACGATGTAGCTGAGTTCGGACGCCACCGTGTCGAGCCCGCCCGCGAACAGCAGGGTCGCCATCGACAGCACCTCTTCCTCCGACTGGAAGCGCGGATTGCGGCGCCAGCCCGCAACGCGGGTGAGAAGATCGTCGCCGTCGCCCCCGTCGCGCTCGTCGAGGATCGTCTTCAGATATTCG includes:
- a CDS encoding AMP-binding protein — protein: MDYIALPFRPHGCRFEFRDDGSALITPGYALPELWPSIPHLFIDRAQRFPDRPFVARRERFEGGNRGEWRRLTYGDALHRSRALAQALLDRDIGPDASVMVLSGGSPDHMVVNLASQMARAPYAPVSVNYSLAGGDFARLRHCFATCRPRLVYADDWRTFLPAMRALREETELILVTDEAAPGGETIALADLLATPATDAVDTSIAAITPDTHAKTIFTSGSTGKPKGVIQTQRILTGVVAQHQAMYEESDHSAHARAFLSWVPWSHVGGNNILPADVLNEAACLYIDDGRPLPGQFSETIRNLREIHLTEYNSTPIFFSELVMAMETDPALRDHFFRDLRFLSYGAAGLSDDVFRRLQALAVAATGRRIPVITKYGTTETQGTTIVGRPLESTGAIGLPFAGNVVKLAPVGDRLEIRVKGLTVTPGYLGDLGATAAAFDEEGFYRTGDAARFVDPAQPELGLAFDGRVTENFKLESGTWVHVGALRMALLDTLGLLHDVVIVGEGRGEVRALGWLRTADAQRLAGADLDAAALAAHPAVTAHLATRLAAHNEAAGGQSRQVAAVRVLVEPASGDEIADKGYINQREVQRRRADEVAALYRGEAVFPA
- a CDS encoding cytochrome P450 is translated as MNSPIPVLTPRPDHVPEELVVDYDYIRPAGMEEVGVYNAVKRLHDGPDIIWSPRHGGHWMVTRAEDIRFVQENYEIFSHEEFMIPRTLMPLKPLPLAVDPPNHARYRAVINPGFMPGKVAKMRDDARDLTIELTEKMKPNGRCEFLSEFARVMPVTMFLRIVDLPLDRREEFVEWGIAIMSSYDPADRMAAQLRVREYLKTILDERDGGDGDDLLTRVAGWRRNPRFQSEEEVLSMATLLFAGGLDTVASELSYIVHYLAQHPEQQRRLREEPDIIPAAREEFIRRFGLSNTGRILTRDFEYKGVLFRKDEMIMVPNNLSGIDERMYDRPMEVDFDRNAPSHNTFGNGPHKCVGAHLARAEIDVFLEEFIARIPEFRLDPDRRNVEHCGSVPGFDELYLRWD